The Nocardia vinacea genome contains the following window.
TCACCGGTCGCCACACCGGATATCCACTCGACGAACCGCACCGGCAGCGGCCGGTCCAGGCCCAGTTCGTGTTCCTTCGCCGCGATCTGCTCCGCGGTGGCGTCGCGGCCGAGCACCGCGCGGGCGGAATTGCCCGGCAGCAGATCGACGGCCGCGAACACCGTCGCCAGCAGCGCGACCAGCAGGAGGACGCGCCGGATGAGGAGTCGGGCGAAGGACATCACTCCGCGAGCCAGGCCCGTTCCAACTGCACCCTGGCGAAGCCGCCCAGGGTCGGCACATCGCGCACCCGGGATGTCGCGATATCGATACCGTCGGCCATGCCCCACACCAGGTAGCCGCCGCGGGCGTACTGGATCCGCTGTACGTCACGGCAGGCCGCCGCGTATTCCGAGTCACCGGGCGCGGCAAGGGCTTTCGCGGTGGCCGCATCGAATTCGGCATCCTTGAAGGCGGTTTCGTTGCGATTCGATGTCGAGGACATCAGCTTGGTCGCGAAGAACAGCGCGGAATCATTGGTGCCCCAGGAGACCGTGTAAAACGGCGCCTTCAACCAGGTCTGGTCGTAGAAGGTATTCGACTCCTGCGTCACGACATCGAGGCGCAGCCCGATATCGGCCAGCTGGGTGGCGATCACCTTCGCCGATTCGACCTCGCCAGGGGCCTCGGCCTTGGTGAGGAACTGGTAGCTGCGCCCGGTATCGAATCCGGCATCGCGCAGCAGCGTCTTCGCCCGGTCCACATCGCGGGTGCGCTGCGCAATGGTGTTGTCGTACAACGGATCACCGGTACCGAGGATGTCGTTCGCGACGGTGCCGTACCCCGAATGCACCTGATTCACCAGGGCCTTGCGATCGATGCCCAACCGGATAGCCCCGCGCACCCGCACATCGGCGAACGGTCCGTCGGAGGTCCGCATCGCGACCCCGACCATGGTGTCGTTCGACCGCCGCACCACCCGCAGATCACCGCGCCCCTCGGCGGTACGTCCCGCGATCGCACCGACATTCGAGGCCAGGTCGATCTGCCCGCCGAGCACCGCATTGCCCAATGCCGTCACGCTGTCGAACATGGTGACCTCGATGGCATCCAGCAGTGGCGCCGGACCGTACCACCGATCGTTGCGCACCAGCCGGGCATTGCCACCCTGATAGGACTCCAACCGGAACGGCCCGGTGCCGATGGCCTTTGTGAAATCGGTGGTGTCCTTCTTGACGGTGAAGGTCATCAACCGAACCAGTAGCGGTAGTTGCGAATTCGGTTCGGGCAGCGCGATCACCACCCGGTTCGGACCGTCCGGGGTGATGTCCTCAACGGCGGCAGGCATTTTCGACGCACCGCCGACGGTCCGCAGGCGACGCAGCGACCACACCACATCATCGGAGGTGACCGGGGTTCCGTCGTGGAAGGTCGCGCCGTCGGCGATGGTGAAACTCCAGCGGCGCCGCTGAGCGTCGGCTTCCCACCGACTGGAAAGGCGCGCAGCAACATTCGGGTTCGCGCCCGGTACCGTGAGCGCGTCGTACACCAGCGAGGTGATGAGGAAGTCGCTGTCATTGCTGAGATTCGCATGCGGATCGCGTTCGATTCGCGCCGCACTGCCGAGCGCACCGACCCGCAGGGTGCCACCGCGCCGAGCCGGGCCGTCCGAATTGCCGCCGTCCGAACATGCGGCGACCAACAGCACCGCGCCGACACCGAGTCCCGATCGCAGGAGTTGTCGTCGATTCCATTCCATGATGCTGCCTTCCTCGAGCCTTAACGAGTTACCCACGCGCGACCGCGAACCCTAGCGAATCTAGCTAGGACAGGCTAGCCTAATAGGGTTCCGGCCGTTGAGTTTTGCCGCACCACAGCTACCAGTCACCACCCCGAAGGCAATGCCGCAGATTAGCTACAGCTAGCTGCGGCAGGCTTCGACCCCAGTCATACGCGCTCGTTATTTTTATGACTCGCTTAGGTAAGCCTTGCTTAACGCGGCCGGACCCACTAGCTTCGCAGATCGAATCGTCATACCCCCGCTTTTCGACCCGATGCGAAGAAGGGACTCCTGGTGAAAGGCGTTCTCTCCGAATGTAAGACGCTTCACCCACTAGATATCGAACGGCGCGAGCTGCCGACCACCGCCGGTCATGCGGTGCGTACTCTCGCCCATGAGATATGTGTCACAGTCGATGCCCGGCCGGATGGCACCGCCGATATCGCGCGCACGCTGACCGATCCGGCATTGCTCGAGCAAATCGATGCCCGCGTCGGCGAGTTGCCCGACGCGGTACGCGTCGCCCTGCGACCGCCCGCCACCGCGGCCGGTGCCACCATCGTCGGCAAACTGCCTTTGACCGATGCCGAATTCGGCCCGACCCCGCCGAGCTGGGTCGAGGCGGCCCGCTGGAGTGGTGAAATCGACCGCCGCGCGAGCTCATTCGAACTCGATATCGCAATGCTGCTGCTCGCCCGCAGCGCGGGTGAGCCGTTCGGCTGGCAGGGCCAGCAGGGCGGGCGACTGGTCAACAACATCGTGCCCTCGCCCGGTCACGAACACGAACAGTCAGGCGCGAGTAGCAAAACCCTGCTCAGCCCGCATACCGAGGACGCCTTCCACCCGGACCGGGCAAACCTGTTGTTGTTGGCGTGTCTGCGCAATCCGGACGGCGTCGGCACCACCGTGTCCTCGGTGCGTCGGACCGAGCTCTCCGATGACGAGCGCCGACTGCTGGGCACGCCGACCCTGCCGATCCTGCCCGACGTCTCCTACGGCACCGGTCACGAGCGCTATTCCGCACTTCCGTTGCCGACGCTGTGGAGCGCCGAATCAGCTGGCGACACAGCAGATTTGACGCTTCGTTACGATCCGGCATACACCCCGCTCGACGATGCCGGTACCGAATTCCGGCTGGCATACGCGCGCCTCACCACGGAGCTCGAACGCGTCTGCATCACCGCCGCACTGGCCCCCGGCGAGCTATTGCTGGTGGACAATGACGTGGCCGTGCACGGTCGGGTACCGTTCACCGCGCGCTACGACGGCACCGACCGCTGGCTCAAGCGCGTCAATGTCCGCCTGCCCGAACGCCGACGGCGGGCCGCCGAGGCCGACGAAAATGGTTATGGGCAACGGATCGTCGCCCCGTTCCGAGCGACAAGCAACCCGCTCGCGATCGACGGTGCACCGGCCCGGGCTACCACCCGGACCGCAGTAAGGCTGGATACGACACAACATGATCGAGGAACCGTTGAGCACTCGTGACCGGAGCACACCACTGCGTGTGCTGAGCCGCAGCGATCTCGCCGACGTGCCAATCACGCCCGCCGATGTGGTGCGCGCGGTAGAGGAAGCGTATCTCGCCTTCGCCGCGGGTGATTCGGATAATCCGCGCAAACTCAGCGTCGCGAATCCGGACGGCTGGTCGGTGGCTTACGCCATGCTCGGGCGCGACGGCCGTCGCCGGGTGGTCGCGATGAAGACCTCCTACAAATTCGATCCCGGCCACGACCGCAGCACCAAGCGCTACTACACGACCATCACGCTCTACGACGACAGCACCGGCGCGCCGATCGCCATGATGGACTGCGCCAGGGTCGGCGCGCTGCGCACCCCGGCGGTGTCGGCGCTGCTGGTGCGCGAGACCGCACGGCGCGGCGCGGAGAGCGTGCTGCTGATCGGCACCGGCACCCAGGGCCGAAATGCCCTGCCGCACTTGCTTGCCGCCAATCCGCAGCTGCGCAAGTTGATGCTGTACGGCACCCATCCGGAGGGTCTGGCGGCGGTGCGCGACTACCTCGCCGAATACAACCCGCACGCATTGCTGGAGACCGTCGACGATCCGCGCGCGGCCGCCGGTACCGCCGATGTGGTGTTGGCGACGGCCGGACCGGGTACCGAGGTCGGGATCGAATCCGAGGATCTCGCACCGGGATCCACCGTGGTGCTCGTCGGCTACGGTTTGGCGCCGTCCACGCTGGTCGACGCCGATCGCGTAATCGCAACCAGCGCCGAGCAAATGGCGCTGACCGGCACCGATATGGCCGGTCCCGACGGCAGACTGCGGACCGTCGATGCCGAACTGCCACAGATCCTGAGCCGTCGCGCGATCGCCAGGCGCTCCGACGACGAGCGGATCTTCGTCTACAACAGCGGGTTGGTGCTGACCGATATCGCCGTCGCGCACGCACTCGCCGAACGAGCCATTGCCGAGGGCCGCGGCACGGAGGTGCCCCTGTGGGACTAGACATCGGCGCCGTCGAGTTCGACAAGAAGGCGCCCGCCCCCGGCACCGCCGAACCCGACGGCACGCTGCTGTTCGACGATGGCTCGACCCGCGACAAGGTCAAACTCGGCGATCATCGGTCGAGTACCGAAACTGCCCCCGATCCCGCTGTGCTGGCGGCAGTGCAGGGGCTGCTGAGCATCTGCGCGCCTGCCCTGCCCGCTCACACCGACGACTGGGAGCGCAGGCTCCTCGCCGATCCGAATCTGCTCGGCGATATCGCCTTTGCGATCGGCGGGCCGTTCCATGTGATGTATCCGTCACGGGTCGCGGTGAATATCAATGGATTTCAGCGGGCGTTCGAGCAGGCCGGTGTGGATGGGGTTGTCTACTTCGGCAAGAAGGCCAACAAGGCGGCCTGCGTTGCTCGTGCCTGCGCCGAAAATGGTGCGGGCGTCGATGTTTCCAGTGTGGGCGAGCTGAATGCCGCACTGTCACAGGGTGTCCGCGGTGACGAGCTGATGGTCACCGGTCCCGCCAAATCCGACGATCTCCTTTGGCTTGCCGTGCGGCACCGCGCACTGATCGCCGTGGACAGTCTCGACGAGCTCGACCGATTGGCCGCATTCACCACCCCGGCCGCCGCGGCCCGCGTACTACTTCGCGTGCTGCCCAACGGATCCGCGAGCCGATTCGGCATGACCGCCGGGGAATTGGACCGCGCGATTTCGGTGATCGGCGCATCCGGCACGGTCGGTCACGAATCGATTCGATTGCACGGCTTCAGCTTCCACCTGTCCGGCTACGATGCCGTCGCGCGCGCCGAACAGGCTGACAAATTGATCACCCGCTGCCTGGATGCGCGCACACTGGGCCATCCGGCCGGCACCATCTCCATCGGCGGTGGATTCGGCGTCGACTATGTGCCCGCGAGCGCCTGGTCGGAGTTCAGCGATCACGCGAACGGTCAGTGGTTCCACGCCGGGAAGTCCTTCGATTCGTACTACCCCTACCACTTCCCGGCACCCGGCCCGGCCATGCTCACGACCGTCCTCGAGCACAACGCCCTAGCGGAACGGTTGCGCGACAACGATATCCGGCTCGCCGTCGAACCCGGCCGGGCACTGCTCGACCGCGCCGGATCCAGCGTCTTCCGGGTGCAGGGCAGCAAGACCCGCCATATCGACGGTCACCCCTACCGACTGCTCACCGTCGACGGCACCAGCCTGAGCCTGTCCGAGCAGTGGTTCGACAGTGAATACCTCCCCGATCCGATGCTGTGGCCGCCGCGCCCCGGCGAGCTCACCCCGACCTGCGTCGGTGCGGCCAGCTGTCTGGAGTCCGACATGCTCAGCTGGCGGCGCATCCCGTTACCGAGACGGGCCGAGGTCGGCGATCTGCTGATCTATCCGAATACCGCCGGTTACCAAATGGATTCGAACGAATCAGCCTTTCACGAACTGCCGATTCCGCCGAAGGTGGTGCTGCACGACACCGGTGATCGACTCCGCTGGACGCTCGACGCCGGATGATCCGGCACCCCTATCGACCAATACCCCTTACGGCCCCGAACGAGGAGACCTCCATGCCGCTCGTCACGCGCGTGACGGATCTGATCGGTCGCAC
Protein-coding sequences here:
- a CDS encoding ABC transporter substrate-binding protein, which translates into the protein MEWNRRQLLRSGLGVGAVLLVAACSDGGNSDGPARRGGTLRVGALGSAARIERDPHANLSNDSDFLITSLVYDALTVPGANPNVAARLSSRWEADAQRRRWSFTIADGATFHDGTPVTSDDVVWSLRRLRTVGGASKMPAAVEDITPDGPNRVVIALPEPNSQLPLLVRLMTFTVKKDTTDFTKAIGTGPFRLESYQGGNARLVRNDRWYGPAPLLDAIEVTMFDSVTALGNAVLGGQIDLASNVGAIAGRTAEGRGDLRVVRRSNDTMVGVAMRTSDGPFADVRVRGAIRLGIDRKALVNQVHSGYGTVANDILGTGDPLYDNTIAQRTRDVDRAKTLLRDAGFDTGRSYQFLTKAEAPGEVESAKVIATQLADIGLRLDVVTQESNTFYDQTWLKAPFYTVSWGTNDSALFFATKLMSSTSNRNETAFKDAEFDAATAKALAAPGDSEYAAACRDVQRIQYARGGYLVWGMADGIDIATSRVRDVPTLGGFARVQLERAWLAE
- a CDS encoding TauD/TfdA family dioxygenase, translated to MKGVLSECKTLHPLDIERRELPTTAGHAVRTLAHEICVTVDARPDGTADIARTLTDPALLEQIDARVGELPDAVRVALRPPATAAGATIVGKLPLTDAEFGPTPPSWVEAARWSGEIDRRASSFELDIAMLLLARSAGEPFGWQGQQGGRLVNNIVPSPGHEHEQSGASSKTLLSPHTEDAFHPDRANLLLLACLRNPDGVGTTVSSVRRTELSDDERRLLGTPTLPILPDVSYGTGHERYSALPLPTLWSAESAGDTADLTLRYDPAYTPLDDAGTEFRLAYARLTTELERVCITAALAPGELLLVDNDVAVHGRVPFTARYDGTDRWLKRVNVRLPERRRRAAEADENGYGQRIVAPFRATSNPLAIDGAPARATTRTAVRLDTTQHDRGTVEHS
- a CDS encoding ornithine cyclodeaminase family protein → MIEEPLSTRDRSTPLRVLSRSDLADVPITPADVVRAVEEAYLAFAAGDSDNPRKLSVANPDGWSVAYAMLGRDGRRRVVAMKTSYKFDPGHDRSTKRYYTTITLYDDSTGAPIAMMDCARVGALRTPAVSALLVRETARRGAESVLLIGTGTQGRNALPHLLAANPQLRKLMLYGTHPEGLAAVRDYLAEYNPHALLETVDDPRAAAGTADVVLATAGPGTEVGIESEDLAPGSTVVLVGYGLAPSTLVDADRVIATSAEQMALTGTDMAGPDGRLRTVDAELPQILSRRAIARRSDDERIFVYNSGLVLTDIAVAHALAERAIAEGRGTEVPLWD
- a CDS encoding alanine racemase, producing the protein MLAAVQGLLSICAPALPAHTDDWERRLLADPNLLGDIAFAIGGPFHVMYPSRVAVNINGFQRAFEQAGVDGVVYFGKKANKAACVARACAENGAGVDVSSVGELNAALSQGVRGDELMVTGPAKSDDLLWLAVRHRALIAVDSLDELDRLAAFTTPAAAARVLLRVLPNGSASRFGMTAGELDRAISVIGASGTVGHESIRLHGFSFHLSGYDAVARAEQADKLITRCLDARTLGHPAGTISIGGGFGVDYVPASAWSEFSDHANGQWFHAGKSFDSYYPYHFPAPGPAMLTTVLEHNALAERLRDNDIRLAVEPGRALLDRAGSSVFRVQGSKTRHIDGHPYRLLTVDGTSLSLSEQWFDSEYLPDPMLWPPRPGELTPTCVGAASCLESDMLSWRRIPLPRRAEVGDLLIYPNTAGYQMDSNESAFHELPIPPKVVLHDTGDRLRWTLDAG